From the genome of Bombus pascuorum chromosome 2, iyBomPasc1.1, whole genome shotgun sequence, one region includes:
- the LOC132904568 gene encoding protein G12, which translates to MKVIVALLVVLVSASPLNAIQFPATGSGDLARELDPFLDLIPFGKVLEISKAYLAQDKEFQTVVELIKSNESKLWVQDVEQNPEFKHLVDYMQNAGLDIKLLVNRFNKAFGIPSVVSRIKTFFAPHIMISGGIEGYVQDIGSLISVDKFEQLYEEKIAHSKVFKDFVHEVTSAEYISFYISIFSNKQYQNLEQQAANHGINRNYFQVSVPLILVVSTVI; encoded by the coding sequence ATGAAAGTTATTGTAGCACTTTTGGTTGTCCTGGTTTCGGCCAGTCCTCTGAATGCTATCCAATTCCCAGCCACGGGTTCGGGCGATCTAGCAAGGGAACTCGATCCTTTCCTGGACCTGATCCCGTTTGGAAAGGTTCTCGAAATATCGAAAGCCTATCTGGCTCAGGATAAAGAATTCCAAACAGTCGTTGAGTTGATCAAGTCCAACGAATCGAAACTATGGGTACAAGATGTCGAACAGAATCCTGAATTCAAACATTTAGTGGACTATATGCAGAACGCCGGTTTGGATATAAAATTGCTGGTGAACCGCTTCAACAAAGCTTTTGGTATCCCATCTGTGGTCTCTAGGATAAAAACCTTCTTCGCTCCTCATATCATGATCAGCGGTGGAATCGAAGGTTACGTCCAAGATATCGGTAGTCTTATTTCGGTAGATAAGTTTGAGCAACTCTACGAAGAGAAGATAGCGCACTCCAAGGTGTTCAAGGATTTCGTGCACGAAGTGACTTCCGCCGAATACATATCCTTCTACATATCCATTTTCTCGAATAAGCAGTACCAAAATTTGGAACAACAGGCCGCAAACCACGGCATTAATAGAAACTATTTCCAAGTTTCCGTTCCCTTAATACTTGTAGTTTCCACTGTAATTTAA
- the LOC132904567 gene encoding uncharacterized protein LOC132904567: MKAIAALLVVLVAASPLNAIKVPATGSGELARDLQQFVDITPIDEILAVSKAYMAQDKQFQTAIKLLRSDESKQWVQDVEKAPEFKMLLDFIQKCGYDVKLVTNNFNKALGIPPLVSMIRANLTPYRDITGGIEGYVHDISKLVSMDKFAKVYEDRIANSKVFRDFVHEVISSKYLPFYLSIFSNKHFQNLEQQAANSGIDRNYFHVFAPSLLVIATVI, encoded by the coding sequence ATGAAAGCCATCGCAGCGCTTTTAGTCGTCCTGGTCGCGGCCAGTCCTCTGAATGCCATCAAAGTCCCAGCCACGGGTTCGGGCGAACTTGCCAGGGATCTCCAGCAGTTCGTGGACATAACCCCGATCGATGAAATACTCGCAGTATCGAAAGCCTATATGGCCCAGGACAAACAATTCCAAACAGCTATAAAGTTGCTCAGAAGTGACGAATCGAAACAATGGGTACAGGATGTCGAAAAGGCACCGGAATTCAAAATGCTGCTGGACTTTATACAGAAATGTGGTTATGATGTAAAATTGGTGACAAACAACTTCAACAAAGCCCTTGGTATCCCACCTCTGGTCTCTATGATACGAGCTAATTTGACCCCTTACCGCGATATCACCGGTGGAATCGAAGGCTACGTCCACGATATCAGTAAACTTGTTTCGATGGATAAATTTGCGAAGGTGTATGAAGACAGGATAGCGAACTCCAAGGTATTCAGAGATTTCGTGCACGAAGTGATCTCCTCCAAATACTTACCTTTCTACCTATCTATTTTCTCGAATAAGCATTTCCAAAATTTGGAACAACAGGCCGCAAACTCTGGCATCGATAGAAACTATTTCCACGTTTTCGCTCCATCACTACTTGTAATTGCCACTGTAATTTAA